TTCGTACCATCACAGAGGCCATCCTGCTCTCGCTCGATTGTGATACGATACAGGTAAGCAGCGGCACCTACAAGGAAGGTACGATCAGCATTAACAGACCGATCGTATTGATCGGCTTGGACTGGCCGGTGATAGATGGCGAAGAAAAGGGTGATGTGCTCATCGTTACAGCATCGCACGTGGTGATCGAGGGGTTCGTATTGCGTGGAACAGCGATCAGTGATATGAACGACTACGCAGCGATAAACGCTATCGGCCTCACCGATCTCGTGGTACGTAACAATCGGATCGAAAACTGCTTCTTCGGCATCCGCTTGAACAGTGTTCTGCGGGCTCTCGTTGAGCGCAATGTTGTGACAGGTGATGCTTCTGTAGAGGAGAACCGGCGTGCCAACGGCATCCATCTGTGGAAGTGCACAGGCATTAATATCCGAGGCAACCGTGTGCAGCACCACCGCGATGGTATCTACTTGGAATTCGTAACCGATTCACATATCGACTACGACACCAGTGCATTCAACTCACGCTATGGTCTACACTTCATGTTCAGTCACCGCGACAGCTATACGCACAACATCTTCGAGGAGAACGGTGCGGGGGTTGCCGTGATGTTCACCCACCATGTGACCATGACGGACAACCGTTTCCATAATAATTGCGG
This genomic window from Flavobacteriales bacterium contains:
- a CDS encoding nitrous oxide reductase family maturation protein NosD — its product is MTRYFTYALGVVLFLSGLSAKATIITVSPESVRTITEAILLSLDCDTIQVSSGTYKEGTISINRPIVLIGLDWPVIDGEEKGDVLIVTASHVVIEGFVLRGTAISDMNDYAAINAIGLTDLVVRNNRIENCFFGIRLNSVLRALVERNVVTGDASVEENRRANGIHLWKCTGINIRGNRVQHHRDGIYLEFVTDSHIDYDTSAFNSRYGLHFMFSHRDSYTHNIFEENGAGVAVMFTHHVTMTDNRFHNNCGASSYALMLKEINDVEIARNTFTDNTIAILLDGCNRGQIHDNFFGNNGWGAKLFANSMDCVFETNTFTGNTFDVTTNGDLVLSTLKGNYWDRYRGYDLDRNGMGDVPYRPFGLFALVTERMPYAMVLSRSLMVQLLDQAEQLLPSLTPKALEDLTPLMKPPHG